A stretch of Paenibacillus mucilaginosus 3016 DNA encodes these proteins:
- a CDS encoding anthranilate synthase component I family protein, with the protein MILTSLEQWQQWAGAYTVLPYIRRYALEETRPASWLGAWEQAAPGSFVLESGKGGRYTFLGLQPRSEIRGRGLDMVISGPEGVVERGSLPPLEAVKRWMAPYRAPYVDGAPKWTGGCVGFWGYDVIRTIERLPVQAAADLPLPDYAFVRVDELWIIDHQQSELFCAVSVYAPDQGDQELLNRKYAEAAASAERMYELWNGLMASNQDQALAGELAEKKERMSRDLLQIDVDAIPGIQADFPREAYVEAVRRIRDYIGAGDVFQVNLSVRQHKKLESTPEEIYEWLRLVNPSPYMGMLRFADFQLVSGSPELLVQLERGTVRTRPIAGTRPRGASPEEDRRLADELIHHEKERAEHIMLVDLERNDLGRISKYGTVRVSDFMVIEYYSHVMHIVSEVEGELAQGKDAFDVIGAAFPGGTITGAPKIRTMEIIEELEPVRRGPYTGSIGWIDYNGDMEFNIIIRTLVVAEGTGYVQAGAGIVIDSIPEKEYMESINKAKAMWKAIQYSEAEPVARRRG; encoded by the coding sequence ATGATTCTCACATCTTTGGAGCAGTGGCAGCAGTGGGCGGGAGCCTACACCGTGCTTCCTTACATCCGCAGGTATGCACTCGAAGAAACCCGTCCGGCGTCATGGCTTGGGGCTTGGGAGCAGGCGGCTCCCGGCTCCTTCGTGCTCGAGAGCGGCAAGGGGGGACGGTATACGTTCCTGGGCCTGCAGCCCCGCTCGGAGATCCGGGGAAGAGGACTTGATATGGTCATCTCGGGACCGGAAGGGGTGGTGGAGCGGGGCAGTCTGCCGCCGCTCGAAGCGGTCAAACGGTGGATGGCTCCCTACAGGGCTCCTTACGTGGACGGCGCACCCAAATGGACCGGGGGCTGCGTAGGCTTTTGGGGGTATGATGTGATCCGTACGATTGAGCGTCTGCCCGTACAGGCTGCCGCGGACCTGCCCCTGCCGGATTATGCCTTCGTCCGGGTGGACGAGCTGTGGATCATCGATCACCAGCAGAGTGAGCTGTTCTGCGCGGTGTCGGTGTACGCACCGGATCAGGGTGATCAGGAGCTCCTGAACCGGAAGTACGCAGAAGCGGCTGCGTCGGCCGAGCGGATGTACGAGCTGTGGAACGGACTCATGGCCTCCAATCAAGATCAGGCTCTGGCAGGCGAGCTCGCGGAGAAGAAGGAGCGGATGAGCCGGGATCTTCTGCAGATCGATGTGGATGCGATTCCCGGCATCCAGGCCGATTTTCCCCGCGAAGCTTATGTGGAGGCTGTCCGCCGGATTCGGGATTACATCGGGGCCGGCGATGTGTTCCAGGTGAATCTGTCCGTGCGCCAGCATAAGAAGCTCGAGTCCACGCCTGAAGAGATCTACGAGTGGCTCCGCCTGGTGAATCCGTCGCCGTATATGGGCATGCTGCGCTTCGCCGACTTCCAGCTCGTCTCCGGCTCTCCGGAGCTGCTGGTTCAGCTCGAGCGGGGAACGGTGCGCACGCGTCCGATTGCGGGAACGCGCCCACGGGGGGCCAGCCCGGAGGAAGACCGTCGCCTCGCTGATGAGCTGATTCATCATGAGAAGGAACGGGCTGAGCATATCATGCTCGTGGATCTGGAGCGTAACGACCTGGGCAGGATCTCCAAGTACGGGACGGTCCGGGTATCGGATTTTATGGTGATCGAGTATTACTCTCATGTGATGCATATTGTCTCTGAGGTCGAAGGTGAACTGGCTCAGGGCAAGGATGCGTTCGACGTCATTGGGGCGGCCTTCCCGGGAGGAACCATCACGGGGGCGCCGAAGATTCGCACCATGGAGATTATCGAGGAATTGGAACCCGTGCGCCGGGGCCCTTATACGGGGTCCATTGGGTGGATTGACTATAACGGCGATATGGAATTTAATATTATTATACGAACCTTGGTTGTAGCGGAAGGTACCGGTTATGTGCAGGCGGGAGCAGGCATCGTGATCGATTCGATTCCGGAAAAAGAATATATGGAGTCCATCAACAAAGCCAAAGCGATGTGGAAAGCGATCCAATACAGTGAAGCGGAGCCGGTAGCCCGCAGGAGGGGTTAA
- the pabA gene encoding aminodeoxychorismate/anthranilate synthase component II, whose protein sequence is MILVIDNYDSFTYNLVQYLGELGEQVEVRRNDEIDLAGIEALNPDHLLISPGPCTPNEAGISLSLIEHFKGRIPILGVCLGHQSIGQVFGGDVVRAEKLMHGKTSEIFHDGKSVFEGLPSPFIATRYHSLIVKRETLPDCLEITAETAEGEIMGLRHKEYPIEGVQFHPESIITDHGHQMLRNFLKSSAGERV, encoded by the coding sequence ATGATTCTGGTAATCGACAATTACGACTCGTTTACGTACAACCTGGTGCAGTATTTGGGAGAGCTTGGGGAACAGGTGGAAGTCCGCCGCAATGATGAGATTGATCTCGCTGGGATCGAAGCGCTGAATCCCGATCATCTGCTGATCTCACCCGGTCCCTGCACGCCCAATGAAGCGGGGATTTCGCTCAGTCTGATCGAGCACTTCAAGGGGCGCATTCCGATTCTCGGCGTCTGCCTCGGACATCAGTCGATCGGACAAGTCTTCGGCGGCGATGTGGTCCGGGCGGAGAAGCTGATGCACGGCAAGACATCGGAGATTTTCCATGACGGCAAATCCGTGTTCGAAGGTCTGCCTTCCCCATTTATCGCTACAAGATATCACTCTCTGATCGTCAAGCGGGAGACGCTTCCTGACTGTCTGGAGATTACAGCCGAGACGGCCGAAGGAGAGATCATGGGCCTGCGGCACAAGGAGTATCCGATCGAAGGCGTTCAGTTCCATCCGGAGTCGATCATCACGGACCATGGTCATCAGATGCTGCGCAACTTCCTGAAGTCGTCCGCGGGAGAACGCGTGTGA
- the cysK gene encoding cysteine synthase A gives MARLVQNITQLIGDTPLVKLNRVVPEGSAEVYVKLEFQNPGASVKDRIAISMINVAEQEGIIKPGDTIVEPTSGNTGIGLAMVAAAKGYKAILVMPETMSMERRNLLRAYGAQLVLTPGAEGMKGAIKRAEEILAENPGYFMPQQFKNQANVKVHLETTGPEIVEAIKEHDGQLDAFIAGIGTGGTITGAGTVLKENFPGIKVYAVEPSASPVLSGGKPGPHKIQGIGAGFVPDILNTNIYDGIIAVDNEDAFETSRRVAKEEGILGGISSGAAIFAALKVAKELGAGKRVVAVVPSNGERYLSTPLYQFEDQ, from the coding sequence ATGGCCAGACTAGTTCAAAACATCACGCAACTGATTGGGGATACGCCGCTCGTGAAGCTGAACCGCGTCGTACCGGAAGGCAGCGCGGAAGTGTACGTGAAGTTGGAGTTCCAGAACCCGGGCGCCAGCGTAAAAGACCGGATTGCCATCTCCATGATCAACGTAGCGGAGCAGGAAGGCATCATCAAACCGGGCGATACGATCGTTGAACCGACCAGCGGCAACACAGGGATCGGTCTGGCCATGGTGGCTGCTGCCAAAGGATACAAAGCAATTCTCGTTATGCCGGAGACCATGTCCATGGAGCGCCGGAACCTGCTTCGCGCTTATGGCGCCCAGCTGGTGCTGACCCCGGGAGCTGAAGGCATGAAGGGCGCGATCAAGCGTGCCGAAGAGATTCTGGCCGAGAACCCTGGCTATTTCATGCCGCAGCAGTTCAAGAACCAGGCGAACGTGAAAGTCCACCTCGAGACGACAGGCCCTGAGATCGTGGAAGCGATCAAAGAACACGATGGCCAGCTGGATGCGTTCATCGCGGGGATCGGAACAGGCGGAACGATCACGGGTGCCGGCACGGTGCTCAAAGAGAACTTCCCTGGCATCAAGGTCTACGCGGTAGAGCCATCCGCTTCGCCGGTTCTCTCCGGCGGCAAGCCGGGTCCTCACAAGATTCAGGGCATCGGCGCCGGCTTCGTGCCGGATATCCTGAATACGAATATCTATGACGGTATCATTGCGGTAGATAACGAGGATGCATTCGAAACCTCCCGCCGTGTGGCGAAGGAAGAAGGTATTCTGGGCGGGATCTCTTCCGGTGCGGCCATCTTCGCGGCATTGAAGGTAGCCAAGGAGCTTGGCGCAGGCAAGCGTGTTGTCGCCGTGGTACCATCCAACGGCGAGCGCTATCTGTCCACGCCGCTCTACCAATTCGAAGATCAATAA
- a CDS encoding peptidyl-prolyl cis-trans isomerase: MRNLKVLWATIAVLLIAVVILSSVLTAHYVGLLHSNPNPKQPKQADPTRTVATIGEHVITQQDLEDQLLHKHGRELLDHMIDQYVIRREAEVQGVLVSDSEVQQEILRMQQGYDSESAFWESMKEQLGLTREELIADTENRLLAEKMTIRGIQVSDAEVDAYMQAHEEEFRPRLMLKLQQIVSASREQAQKAAAELAKGADFGQVARDRSLDDATRGSGGELGWIEEGDPFVPAAVMKAAKPLRKGEVSKPVEWEGQYVLVKVQDRKELSKGSPQEIREQVRKEIALSQAPPIKQTVSRLRDKWKVQVQEGF, translated from the coding sequence ATGCGAAACCTGAAAGTATTGTGGGCTACGATCGCTGTGTTGCTGATCGCCGTTGTTATCCTCTCCTCTGTATTGACGGCCCATTATGTAGGCTTACTCCATTCCAATCCGAATCCGAAACAACCGAAGCAGGCCGATCCAACGCGAACCGTCGCCACCATCGGGGAACATGTTATCACACAGCAGGACCTGGAAGATCAGCTTCTCCACAAGCATGGCCGGGAGCTGCTGGACCACATGATCGACCAGTACGTCATCCGCAGGGAAGCGGAGGTACAGGGGGTTCTAGTAAGCGATAGCGAAGTGCAGCAGGAAATTTTGCGGATGCAGCAGGGTTACGATAGCGAGAGTGCGTTTTGGGAGTCGATGAAAGAGCAGCTCGGACTGACACGGGAAGAGCTTATCGCGGATACAGAGAACAGGCTGCTGGCGGAGAAAATGACGATCCGCGGCATTCAGGTGAGTGACGCGGAAGTGGATGCCTATATGCAGGCGCATGAGGAGGAATTCCGCCCGCGCCTCATGCTGAAGCTGCAGCAGATCGTTTCCGCAAGCAGGGAACAGGCACAGAAGGCGGCGGCGGAGCTGGCGAAGGGGGCGGACTTCGGCCAGGTGGCGAGGGACCGGTCGCTGGATGATGCCACCCGCGGCAGCGGCGGGGAGCTCGGCTGGATTGAAGAGGGCGACCCCTTCGTTCCCGCTGCGGTGATGAAGGCGGCGAAGCCGCTCAGGAAAGGCGAAGTCTCCAAGCCCGTCGAATGGGAAGGGCAGTACGTCCTGGTGAAAGTGCAGGACCGCAAAGAACTTTCCAAGGGGTCTCCCCAGGAGATTCGTGAGCAGGTACGCAAAGAAATTGCATTGAGTCAGGCTCCTCCGATCAAACAAACCGTAAGCAGACTGCGGGACAAGTGGAAGGTGCAGGTGCAGGAGGGGTTCTGA
- the hslO gene encoding Hsp33 family molecular chaperone HslO — protein sequence MQDYLIRATAYDGKVRAFAVHTRGIVEELRQRHQMTPTATAALGRTVSAALMMGAMLKGEEKLTVQIKGGGPIGQIVVDANAHGEVRGYVDNPEVDLPLNEIGKLDVRGAVGTDGFLYVIKDLGLKEPYRGSVPIVSGELGEDFTYYFAKSEQTNSAVALGVLIDVDYTVKTAGGFIIQLLPGLSDEEITQIEKELNALPPITKALDRGDTLEQILTTLLPGASILERRDDIRFQCKCSRERVEQTLISLGRSELQTILDEDGQAEVSCHFCNEKYAFTGEDLKGLIAAL from the coding sequence ATGCAGGATTATTTGATTAGAGCGACCGCGTATGACGGCAAGGTGCGTGCTTTTGCGGTACATACGCGCGGCATTGTGGAAGAGCTGCGCCAGCGCCATCAGATGACTCCCACGGCCACGGCCGCGCTTGGACGCACCGTGTCGGCAGCCCTGATGATGGGGGCGATGCTCAAGGGCGAAGAGAAGCTGACGGTTCAGATTAAAGGCGGCGGGCCGATCGGGCAGATCGTCGTGGATGCCAACGCTCACGGCGAAGTGCGCGGTTACGTCGACAACCCGGAAGTGGACCTGCCCCTCAACGAGATCGGCAAGCTGGATGTCAGAGGGGCCGTGGGAACGGACGGATTCCTCTATGTTATCAAGGACCTCGGTCTCAAGGAGCCTTACCGCGGCAGCGTACCGATCGTCTCCGGGGAGCTCGGCGAAGACTTTACCTACTATTTCGCCAAGAGTGAGCAGACGAATTCGGCGGTTGCCCTCGGCGTGCTGATCGACGTCGATTATACCGTCAAGACGGCGGGCGGCTTCATCATCCAGCTCCTTCCTGGATTGTCGGACGAGGAAATCACCCAGATTGAGAAGGAGCTGAACGCGCTGCCTCCGATCACCAAAGCATTGGACCGGGGGGATACGCTCGAGCAGATCCTGACCACGCTGCTCCCGGGCGCTTCCATTCTGGAGCGCAGGGACGACATCCGCTTCCAGTGCAAGTGTTCCCGGGAGCGGGTCGAACAGACTTTGATTTCCCTTGGCCGCAGCGAACTGCAGACGATTCTGGACGAAGACGGGCAGGCGGAGGTCTCCTGCCATTTCTGCAACGAGAAGTATGCTTTTACCGGAGAAGACCTTAAGGGATTAATCGCAGCGCTGTAA